Proteins from a genomic interval of Lolium perenne isolate Kyuss_39 chromosome 1, Kyuss_2.0, whole genome shotgun sequence:
- the LOC139835030 gene encoding uncharacterized protein, with translation MIKDLLRIGSQFVGYREYANRAEEKLAEANERVDALSRKLEQSEAARKKADLAASKAKTEADEAKAKAAGVEELQKKLKDATAALDEHKAAQASREEGILKRLKTQSRRTFVQTNQDFDLTNPVDDPVLDALSYLELHGSEIREGVSNANAVLSALFPYFFPKKEEPATFLNLAKMFNTPEDLGLKMRQENMKVAVENTVALVADSRQTIDWMKVGDTEQIEQSRWKSLIKAAKPNTKKILAYLGIKPASTPSSSRPEV, from the exons atgatcaaggatcttctccgcatcggttcccaatttgttgggtaccgtgaatatgctaatagagccgaag agaaacttgcagaggctaacgaacgcgtcgacgcactttctcgaaaacttgagcaaagtgaggcggctcgcaagaaagcggacctcgctgctagcaaagccaagaccgaagctgatgaagccaaggcgaaagctgctggtgtcgaggaactgcagaaaaagcttaaggatgctacagctgctttagatgagcacaaagctgcgcaagcttctcgtgaagaaggaatcctcaagcgcctgaagactcagagtcgccgtactttcg tccaaacaaaccaggattttgacctgacgaatcctgtcgatgatccggtccttgacgcactttcctatctggagcttcatgggtccgagattcgggaAGGTGTATCGAATGCTAatgcagtattgtcggcattgttcccctacttcttcccgaagaaggaggagcctgcgactttcctcaaccttgccaagatgttcaatacaccggaagaccttggactgaagatgcgccaagagaatatgaaggttgccgttgaaaacactgtcgccttggttgctgacagtcgacagactatcgactggatgaaagttggcgacaccgagcaaatagaacaatcaaggtggaagtcgctgatcaaggcagccaagcccaacacgaagaagatcttggcctatctcgggattaagccagcgtcgactcctagctcgtcaaggccggaggtctag